Proteins encoded by one window of Lepeophtheirus salmonis chromosome 3, UVic_Lsal_1.4, whole genome shotgun sequence:
- the LOC121114966 gene encoding uncharacterized protein: protein MTRVTYSSSCVTEEEDDFLHRTIRRSAKPLSMLGNKKFKAKEERKRVLKMSVSKLKDIDDPETFLRRSVLINNTMKRLQSEVRLEKSGVKNIFYERLLTEEKGGELPSSNTPSSSSSSSSSSSSSSSSSEDEEDEEIDVSSTPLHEQQQSPMSSSLEISTESDSDLLLKEVYMPPPISPVLDHEVLQRRWFESASSTSTIASTSSSLDNNITTTNSISDIPSASNNNTNSGYLPDKTISCGQSSLFGELQTVVFNSLIASLET from the coding sequence atgaCGCGAGTTACTTATTCCTCATCCTGTGTCACGGAAGAAGAGGACGACTTCCTCCATCGCACAATCCGTCGATCCGCAAAGCCCCTCAGCATGTTGGGCAATAAAAAGTTCAAAGCCAAAGAAGAGAGGAAACGTGTTCTCAAAATGAGTGTTTCTAAACTGAAGGACATTGACGATCCTGAAACCTTTCTTCGTCGCTCTGTCCTTATCAACAACACCATGAAAAGACTTCAATCTGAGGTACGCCTCGAGAAATCCGGTGTGAAAAACATTTTCTACGAAAGACTTTTGACTGAGGAGAAGGGAGGTGAGCTTCCCTCTTCGAATACACCCTCTTCTTCATCATCCTCTTCTTCGTCCTCTTCGTCATCTTCATCATCCTCCGAAGACGAAGAAGACGAGGAGATTGATGTCTCTTCAACCCCACTACACGAACAACAACAATCTCCAATGTCGTCCTCCCTGGAAATCTCAACCGAGAGCGATTCGGATCTACTATTAAAAGAGGTTTATATGCCTCCGCCGATCTCCCCCGTTCTGGATCACGAAGTTCTGCAAAGACGGTGGTTCGAGTCAGCCTCATCGACCTCTACTATAGCCTCCACATCCTCATCTCtagataataatattactacTACAAATAGCATCTCTGATATTCCTTCTGCCTCAAATAACAACACCAACAGCGGATATCTTCCGGACAAAACGATATCCTGTGGACAATCCTCGCTCTTTGGAGAACTACAAACCGTCGTATTCAACAGCCTCATCGCATCACTAGAAACTTAA
- the LOC121114963 gene encoding uncharacterized protein codes for MVVGDRKFHDFPTSGSSRSSEEASNPEVLAGTIRDSILGSTFRSPLRGVIPTLYCDWIASGRSLTFIEEFIHEHVLPSYGNTHTISTASSLQTSLFRHEARETFRNAVRASESDAVIFVGSGTTGAVHKLISALNLSPSDPPVVIASVKEHHSNLLPWRELNCKVRLVQETDCGCIHLPHLKEILEEETSNNQNGSKTLIGAFSAASNITGKLHDDLSITALLHSYGALSFWDYATAAPYTNIDMNPKVPLDTNRLCYKDAVYFSVHKFVGGTQTPGVLIAKKSLFQKKVPHCGGGGGSVFFVTEEDHVYLQDAEVREEGGTPPIVETIRAGLVMQLKQSMGNAYILRRERAIDKMVYSRLKTIPSLILLGDNKNRVRHTNTLPVYSFLIKSPLGTYLHHNFVTTLLNDLFGIQSRGGCACAGPYAQSLLGIPLELAKEYEKLLLEDSRLDREHLRRGQREYSSYEALRPGFTRLNFPWFFDDSTVEGILDALEFVVEHGWKFLVQYILNNETGEWKHHTNLVFKERKWLGNISYASGKFEYKPGKAELSVLNSKMDESSDAETILSNAIKAASRLQVPDQRLVFSEVDHLLWFTLPIEAKEYIQGKSINPKKPIFEPKSYAACCGDECLSGSLDAGQKEGYSLCQKYLTQSFKTWLPKETIVQEDKVREEESLSSEVEKTVCITPRVDNVKPMMVESKAKWHAPPSKEIFKPFLEAMEQFSMIKNGDRVLVCLSGGKDSLSLLHTLRQYRFYAKETNGIEFDLGAVTVDPGSDAYDPRPLIPYLEELDIHYLYEKQNIMAAALEADCTSICSYCSRMKRGRIYAAARKEKYNVLAMGQHLDDLVESFIMSIFHNGRMRTMKANYSVKEKDLRVIRPFVYVRESKLREFAQTKKLPIIPENCPACFESPKERHRTKQLLAAQELLFPRLYWSLKSAMFPLMNIQATGIESKLFGGGNPETEEEEDENF; via the coding sequence ATGGTCGTGGGAGACAGGAAATTTCATGACTTTCCAACATCAGGATCGTCTAGATCCTCAGAAGAGGCTTCGAACCCAGAAGTTTTGGCTGGTACAATTAGGGATTCAATTCTGGGGTCGACTTTCCGTAGTCCTTTAAGAGGTGTGATTCCGACTCTCTACTGTGATTGGATTGCCTCTGGACGATCCTTGACATTCATTGAGGAGTTTATCCATGAGCATGTCCTCCCTTCTTATGGCAATACACACACCATTTCAACGGCATCCTCGCTTCAAACCTCTCTCTTCCGCCACGAGGCTCGTGAAACCTTCCGTAATGCGGTGCGTGCCTCTGAATCGGACGCTGTTATATTTGTGGGGTCTGGCACAACGGGGGCGGTGCACAAACTGATTTCCGCTCTGAATCTAAGTCCCTCTGACCCTCCAGTAGTCATTGCCTCCGTCAAAGAACATCATTCCAATCTCTTACCCTGGAGAGAGCTCAACTGCAAAGTGCGACTCGTCCAAGAGACGGACTGTGGCTGCATCCATCTGCCCCACCTTAAAGAAATACTTGAAGAAGAGACATCTAATAATCAGAATGGCTCAAAAACACTGATTGGAGCATTTAGTGCCGCCTCCAATATAACCGGAAAACTCCATGACGATTTGTCTATCACTGCCCTTCTTCATTCTTATGGGGCTTTAAGTTTTTGGGACTATGCCACAGCGGCACCCTACACCAATATTGATATGAATCCCAAGGTGCCTCTTGATACAAATCGGCTTTGTTATAAAGATGCAGTTTATTTCTCTGTACATAAATTCGTTGGAGGTACACAAACTCCTGGAGTACTCATCGCCAAAAAGTCtctttttcaaaagaaagtGCCTCATTGTGGAGGAGGTGGCGGGAGTGTCTTCTTTGTAACTGAGGAAGATCATGTATATCTCCAGGATGCTGAAGTAAGAGAGGAAGGAGGAACACCTCCAATTGTTGAGACCATTAGAGCAGGCCTTGTCATGCAATTAAAACAATCCATGGGGAATGCCTATATCTTGAGGAGGGAAAGAGCCATTGATAAAATGGTGTATTCTAGATTGAAGACGATACCTAGTCTTATACTTCTAGGTGATAACAAGAATAGGGTTCGCCATACTAATACTTTACCCGTCTATTCCTTCCTCATTAAGAGTCCTTTAGGGACTTATTTGCATCACAACTTTGTCACTACTTTACTTAATGATCTCTTTGGTATTCAGAGTCGAGGAGGATGCGCATGTGCAGGTCCTTATGCACAAAGTCTGCTAGGTATACCCCTTGAATTAGCTAAAGAATATGAAAAGTTGCTATTGGAGGACTCGAGGCTCGATAGAGAACACTTACGACGGGGACAAAGAGAATATTCTAGCTATGAAGCTCTCAGGCCAGGCTTTACTCGACTTAATTTCCCTTGGTTTTTTGATGATTCAACTGTTGAAGGGATTTTGGACGCATTAGAGTTTGTTGTAGAGCACGGTTGGAAATTTTTGGTtcaatacattttgaataatgaaaCCGGTGAATGGAAGCATCATACTAATTTAGTCTTCAAGGAGCGTAAGTGGCTGGGTAACATTTCGTATGCTTCtggtaaatttgaatataagccTGGTAAGGCAGAGCTCTCTGTTTTAAACAGTAAAATGGATGAAAGCAGTGATGCTGAAACTATTCTAAGCAATGCAATTAAAGCTGCTAGTCGTCTTCAAGTACCTGATCAGCGTTTAGTGTTTAGCGAAGTTGATCATCTTCTTTGGTTTACACTACCCATTGAGGCCAAGGAGTACATTCAAGGAAAATCTATTAATCCAAAGAAACCCATATTTGAACCTAAATCTTATGCAGCTTGCTGCGGTGATGAGTGTTTATCAGGATCGTTGGATGCAGGGCAAAAGGAAGGATATTCTCTCTGTCAAAAGTATTTGACCCAAAGCTTCAAAACTTGGTTACCTAAGGAAACAATTGTCCAGGAGGATAAAGTACGGGAAGAGGAATCATTATCTTCTGAAGTTGAAAAAACTGTGTGCATTACTCCACGTGTCGATAATGTAAAACCTATGATGGTTGAATCAAAGGCAAAATGGCATGCTCCTCcatcaaaagaaatattcaaaccATTTTTGGAGGCTATGGAACAATtttctatgataaaaaatgGTGATCGTGTTCTCGTATGTCTATCCGGTGGTAAAGACTCATTAAGTCTCCTTCACACATTACGTCAATATCGTTTTTATGCTAAGGAAACAAATGGGATTGAGTTTGATCTAGGAGCAGTGACTGTTGATCCGGGCAGTGATGCTTATGATCCAAGACCTCTCATTCCTTATCTTGAAGAGTTGGATATTCATTACCTTTATGAAAAACAGAATATTATGGCCGCGGCACTAGAAGCTGATTGTACTTCCATTTGTTCGTATTGTTCAAGAATGAAAAGAGGTAGAATATATGCTGCTGctcgaaaagaaaaatataatgttctTGCTATGGGACAACATTTGGATGATCTGGTCGAGAGCTTTATTATGTCCATATTTCATAATGGCCGAATGAGAACAATGAAGGCCAACTACTCTGTGAAAGAAAAGGATTTAAGAGTTATAAGGCCTTTTGTTTATGTTCGTGAAAGTAAATTGCGAGAATTTGCACAAACAAAGAAACTACCCATAATTCCGGAAAACTGTCCTGCCTGTTTTGAAAGTCCAAAGGAAAGACATCGTACAAAGCAATTATTGGCTGCGCAAGAATTATTGTTTCCACGATTATATTGGAGTCTCAAGAGTGCGATGTTTCCACTAATGAATATTCAGGCAACTGGCATTGAATCCAAATTATTTGGAGGTGGAAATCCCGAAACTGAAGAAGAAGAGGACGAAAACTTTTAG
- the Tcs5 gene encoding EKC/KEOPS complex subunit TP53RK, whose protein sequence is MNLENYSLMAQGAESRLYLGSYLGKDVIIKHRFSKKYRHPDLDSRLIKEHSKAEVRCLIRCQNAGINTPTIYYADDSFVVLEYLKTASRCRDVVDKYLKANDSEGLGKLAKSMGFVIGNLHKNNIIHGDLTTSNILVDTNGEIYLIDFGLGQVEGNAEDKGVDVYVLERALLSTHPQYTEDLFNIFLESYRSQLGKQAKDVIKKYEEIRLRGRKRSMEG, encoded by the coding sequence atgAATTTGGAGAATTATTCTCTAATGGCTCAAGGTGCCGAATCAAGGCTCTACCTTGGATCCTACCTCGGAAAAGACGTCATCATCAAACATCGATTCTCTAAAAAATATCGCCATCCCGATCTAGATTCCCGCCTTATAAAAGAACATTCCAAAGCTGAAGTCCGATGTCTTATACGATGCCAAAATGCAGGAATCAACACCCCTACTATTTACTACGCTGATGACTCTTTTGTTGTTTTGGAATATCTTAAAACAGCATCCAGATGTAGAGACGTTGTGGATAAGTATCTTAAAGCGAATGACAGTGAGGGGTTGGGAAAATTAGCTAAAAGTATGGGATTTGTCATTGGTAATcttcacaaaaacaatattattcatgGGGATTTAACTACTTCTAATATACTTGTTGACACTAATGGAGAAATCTATCTTATTGACTTTGGATTGGGACAAGTAGAAGGGAACGCTGAAGATAAGGGTGTTGATGTCTATGTCCTAGAGAGAGCTCTTCTAAGTACCCATCCTCAATACACAGAGGATTTGTTCAACATCTTTTTAGAGTCATATCGTTCTCAGTTGGGGAAACAAGCCAaggatgtaataaaaaaatacgaagaAATTCGACTGCGAGGAAGGAAAAGGTCGATGGAGGGATAA